The following are encoded in a window of Mycobacterium vicinigordonae genomic DNA:
- the lipA gene encoding lipoyl synthase: protein MTVAPEGRKLLRLEVRNAQTPIERKPSWIKTRVRMGPEYTELKNLVRREGLHTVCEEAGCPNIFECWEDREATFLIGGDQCTRRCDFCQIDTGKPADLDRDEPRRVAQSVQTMGLRYATVTGVARDDLPDGGAWLYAETVRAIKELNPNTGVELLVPDFNGEPARLAEVFESHPEVLAHNVETVPRIFKRIRPAFTYQRSLGVLTAARDFGLVTKSNLILGLGETPEEVRTALVDLHAAGCDIVTITQYLRPTARHHPVERWVTPDEFVEFASFAEGVGFAGVLAGPLVRSSYRAGRLYEQARTSRFGEPTSSRT, encoded by the coding sequence GTGACTGTCGCTCCCGAAGGCCGGAAGTTGCTGCGCCTCGAAGTGCGCAACGCTCAAACCCCCATCGAGCGCAAACCGTCGTGGATCAAGACGCGGGTCAGGATGGGACCGGAGTACACCGAACTGAAGAACCTGGTCCGCCGCGAAGGCCTGCACACGGTATGTGAAGAAGCCGGCTGCCCCAACATCTTCGAATGCTGGGAGGACCGCGAGGCCACGTTTCTGATTGGCGGCGACCAGTGCACCCGCCGCTGCGACTTCTGCCAGATCGACACCGGCAAGCCTGCCGACCTGGATCGCGACGAGCCCCGCCGCGTCGCGCAGAGCGTGCAGACGATGGGTCTGCGCTACGCCACGGTGACCGGCGTCGCCCGTGACGACCTGCCCGACGGTGGCGCATGGCTGTACGCCGAAACGGTGCGTGCCATCAAGGAGCTGAACCCGAACACCGGCGTCGAGTTGTTGGTTCCCGACTTCAACGGCGAGCCCGCGCGCCTTGCCGAGGTGTTCGAGTCGCATCCGGAAGTGTTGGCGCACAATGTCGAAACGGTGCCGCGTATTTTCAAGCGGATCCGTCCGGCGTTCACCTATCAGCGCAGCCTCGGTGTGCTGACCGCGGCCCGCGACTTCGGCCTGGTCACCAAGAGCAATCTGATCCTGGGCTTGGGCGAAACGCCCGAGGAGGTGCGTACCGCGCTGGTGGACCTGCACGCCGCCGGTTGCGACATCGTCACCATCACCCAGTACCTGCGGCCCACGGCGCGCCATCACCCGGTGGAACGGTGGGTCACGCCCGACGAGTTCGTCGAGTTCGCGAGCTTCGCCGAAGGGGTGGGTTTCGCCGGGGTGTTGGCCGGGCCGCTGGTGCGCTCGTCGTATCGGGCCGGCCGGCTGTACGAGCAGGCACGTACGTCCCGGTTTGGCGAGCCCACCTCGTCGCGAACATAA
- a CDS encoding DUF4191 domain-containing protein — translation MAKSRSAAENKAAKAEATAARKAAAKERRSQLWQAFNMQRKQDKRLLPYMIGAFVLIVAAAVAIGVWADALILAIPFGLALGALVAFIIFGRRAQRSIYRQAEGQAGAAGWVLDNLRGKWRVTAGVAQTGNFDLIHRVIGRPGVILVGEGSASRVKPLLAQEKKRTARLVGDVPIYDIVVGNGDGEIPLAKLERHLTRLPANITVKQMDSLESRLAALGSRAGAGVLPKGPLPNAGKTRGIQRTVRRK, via the coding sequence ATGGCTAAATCCCGATCCGCTGCCGAGAACAAGGCCGCCAAGGCCGAGGCGACGGCTGCTCGCAAGGCGGCGGCCAAAGAGCGTCGCAGTCAGTTGTGGCAGGCGTTCAACATGCAGCGCAAGCAGGACAAGCGGCTGCTGCCGTACATGATTGGCGCCTTCGTGCTGATCGTGGCCGCCGCCGTGGCGATCGGCGTCTGGGCTGATGCGTTGATCCTGGCGATCCCGTTCGGCCTGGCGCTGGGCGCGCTGGTGGCGTTCATCATCTTCGGCCGACGTGCCCAGCGCAGCATCTACCGCCAAGCCGAGGGCCAGGCCGGCGCCGCGGGGTGGGTGCTGGACAATCTGCGTGGCAAGTGGCGGGTGACCGCGGGCGTTGCCCAGACCGGGAACTTCGACCTGATCCACCGGGTGATTGGCCGGCCGGGTGTGATCCTGGTGGGCGAAGGGTCGGCCAGCCGGGTCAAGCCGCTGCTGGCGCAGGAGAAGAAGCGCACGGCGCGTCTGGTCGGTGACGTCCCGATCTACGACATCGTGGTCGGCAACGGTGACGGCGAGATTCCGCTGGCCAAACTGGAACGTCACCTGACCCGTCTGCCTGCCAACATCACGGTCAAGCAGATGGACTCGCTGGAGTCGCGGTTAGCCGCGCTGGGTTCGCGGGCCGGTGCGGGCGTGCTGCCGAAAGGCCCGCTGCCCAACGCCGGTAAGACGCGCGGCATTCAGCGCACGGTGCGCCGCAAGTAG
- a CDS encoding PE family protein — protein MSHVSVTPETVASAASTLADLGSAVHAANAAAASPTTALSAAGADEVSAAVVAVFNGHGQRYCSLSTEATAFHEQFVRLLNSGATSYGGAEAANASLVGTLDLLGGPGNP, from the coding sequence ATGTCGCACGTGAGCGTGACACCGGAAACCGTGGCGAGCGCGGCGTCGACTCTGGCCGACCTCGGGTCGGCCGTCCACGCCGCCAACGCAGCGGCGGCAAGCCCGACGACGGCGCTGTCGGCCGCGGGCGCCGACGAGGTGTCGGCCGCCGTCGTAGCGGTGTTCAACGGGCACGGCCAGCGGTACTGCTCACTGAGTACCGAGGCGACGGCCTTCCACGAGCAGTTCGTGCGCCTGCTGAACAGCGGCGCCACCAGCTATGGCGGCGCCGAGGCGGCCAATGCCTCCCTGGTGGGGACGCTGGATCTATTGGGCGGCCCGGGCAACCCCTAG
- a CDS encoding RDD family protein, translating to MTRESSPDYPGEKLGLPQTGPGSLAPMGGRLSALLIDWLIAYGLVALAFRFGGISEAALASAIPLLWLVLGAVSVRLFGFTPGQLALGLQVGAVDGRLPIGIGRALVRGILIFLVVPPLFTDPDGRGLQDLVTKTAVLRRR from the coding sequence ATGACGCGGGAATCAAGTCCGGATTATCCGGGGGAAAAGCTGGGCCTCCCGCAGACCGGGCCGGGGTCACTGGCCCCGATGGGCGGCAGGCTGTCGGCGCTGTTGATCGACTGGCTGATCGCCTATGGGCTGGTGGCGCTGGCATTCCGGTTCGGTGGCATTTCCGAGGCTGCGCTGGCGTCGGCCATTCCGCTGCTGTGGCTGGTGCTGGGCGCGGTCTCGGTGCGCTTGTTCGGCTTCACGCCGGGCCAGTTGGCATTGGGGCTTCAGGTGGGCGCGGTGGACGGCCGACTGCCAATCGGCATCGGGCGGGCACTGGTGCGCGGCATATTGATCTTCCTGGTGGTGCCACCGCTGTTCACCGATCCCGACGGGCGCGGGCTGCAGGATCTGGTGACCAAGACGGCTGTGTTGCGGCGCCGCTAG